A section of the Paenibacillus odorifer genome encodes:
- the pflA gene encoding pyruvate formate-lyase-activating protein gives MIKGRIHSLETFGTVDGPGIRFVLFMQGCLLKCQYCHNPDTWALDEGKEMTLEEVLSEIEPYINYYRSSGGGLTVSGGEPTLQAQFVKQLFTEVKKRWNLHTTLDSNGYNEGDKINDLLDVTDLVMLDLKHIDEEAHIKLTGKSNDRTLKLARWLSDHNRKMWIRHVYVPGIHDREEDLINLGRYIGTLNGVEKFEILPYHQMGIYKWEMLGKAYELDGVPSPTEEEVQRAYRLVEEGRKQTALV, from the coding sequence ATGATTAAAGGTCGCATACACTCTTTGGAAACCTTTGGAACCGTTGATGGACCTGGTATTCGATTTGTCTTGTTTATGCAAGGCTGCTTGCTGAAATGTCAGTATTGCCATAACCCTGATACTTGGGCTTTAGATGAAGGTAAAGAAATGACTCTAGAAGAAGTGCTTTCGGAGATCGAGCCATATATAAACTACTATCGTTCATCCGGTGGCGGGTTAACTGTATCCGGTGGAGAACCAACCTTGCAGGCGCAATTTGTAAAGCAGTTATTCACGGAAGTGAAAAAACGTTGGAATCTGCATACCACATTAGATAGTAATGGCTACAACGAAGGTGACAAGATTAATGACTTATTGGACGTTACAGATTTGGTTATGCTTGATCTGAAGCATATTGATGAAGAAGCGCATATCAAGTTAACCGGTAAATCCAATGATCGAACTTTGAAGCTTGCACGCTGGCTCTCAGACCATAATCGTAAGATGTGGATCCGACATGTATATGTACCTGGTATTCATGATCGTGAAGAGGATCTCATTAACTTAGGTCGTTATATTGGAACCTTAAATGGCGTCGAGAAATTCGAAATCTTACCTTATCATCAGATGGGTATCTATAAATGGGAAATGCTCGGCAAAGCTTATGAACTGGATGGAGTACCTTCTCCAACAGAAGAAGAAGTGCAACGGGCATATCGCTTGGTAGAAGAAGGTCGTAAGCAAACGGCATTGGTATAA
- the pflB gene encoding formate C-acetyltransferase, which produces MSVIEKDVQEVKSGWRSFTKGKWSRKVDVNNFIASNIKPYEGNEEFLVGPTSNTTELWKIISQLSKEERERGGVWDVSLDTVSTITSHAPGYIDKDKEQIVGVQTDAPFKRSIQPFGGIKMMVDATKAYGFELPQNIVDMFTNIRKTHNQGVFDAYTPDMRAVRKSGVITGLPDAYGRGRIIGDYRRIALYGIDFLIKDKKQQQTELEVDSMTEDIIRLREELSEQIRALGELKEMAAAHGMDISRPATNFKEATQWVYFGYLAAVKEQNGAAMSLGRVSSFLDIYAERDIAEGTLTEEQVQEIVDHFVMKLRIVKFLRTPDYNDLFSGDPTWVTESIGGMAEDGTTRVTKNSFRFLNTLYNLGPAPEPNLTVLWSEKLPEAFKKYCAKVSIETSAIQYENDDVMRPYWGEDYAIACCVSPMRIGKQMQFFGARANLAKALLYAINGGIDEKSGAQVGPEFPAITSEYLDYDEVMKRFKPMMEWLAKTYVNTLNIIHYMHDKYSYERIEMALHDRDILRTMACGIAGLSVAADSLSAIKYAKVKPIRNEQGIAIDFETEGEFPCYGNNDDAVDSIAVELVETFMTMIRKNKTYRDSVPTQSVLTITSNVVYGKKTGTTPDGRKKGEPFAPGANPMHGRDKKGALASLNSVAKLPYSDAQDGISNTFSIVPKALGKDEDSRKSNLVHMMDGYFHNNAQHLNVNVFNREQLMDAMEHPENYPQLTIRVSGYAVNFIKLTREQQMDVINRTFHGSM; this is translated from the coding sequence ATGTCGGTGATTGAAAAAGATGTACAAGAAGTGAAATCCGGTTGGAGAAGTTTTACAAAAGGTAAATGGTCCAGAAAAGTTGACGTTAACAACTTTATCGCAAGTAACATTAAGCCTTATGAAGGAAACGAAGAATTCCTCGTAGGACCTACTAGTAACACAACTGAACTATGGAAGATTATTTCCCAATTGAGTAAGGAAGAAAGAGAAAGAGGCGGCGTATGGGATGTTTCCCTAGATACTGTCTCCACAATCACTTCACATGCTCCAGGCTACATTGACAAAGACAAGGAACAAATTGTAGGCGTACAGACTGACGCTCCTTTCAAACGTTCCATCCAGCCATTTGGCGGGATCAAGATGATGGTTGATGCTACGAAGGCTTACGGCTTCGAGCTTCCACAAAACATCGTTGACATGTTTACGAACATTCGCAAAACGCATAACCAAGGCGTATTTGATGCATATACACCAGACATGAGAGCTGTGCGTAAATCCGGCGTAATTACAGGTCTTCCTGATGCTTACGGCCGCGGACGCATCATCGGCGACTACCGCCGCATTGCTCTGTACGGTATTGATTTCCTCATTAAAGACAAAAAACAACAACAAACTGAGCTTGAAGTTGATTCCATGACTGAAGATATTATTCGTTTGCGTGAAGAGCTGTCCGAGCAAATTCGTGCACTTGGCGAATTGAAAGAAATGGCAGCCGCTCATGGTATGGATATTTCCAGACCAGCGACCAACTTCAAAGAAGCTACTCAATGGGTATACTTCGGGTATCTTGCAGCAGTTAAAGAGCAAAATGGTGCAGCGATGTCCCTAGGCCGTGTGTCCTCTTTCTTGGACATCTATGCAGAACGCGATATTGCTGAAGGTACTTTGACTGAAGAACAAGTACAAGAAATCGTCGATCATTTCGTAATGAAACTGCGTATCGTGAAATTCTTGCGTACACCTGACTATAATGATCTGTTCTCCGGTGACCCAACATGGGTAACTGAATCCATCGGTGGTATGGCTGAAGACGGAACAACTCGTGTTACCAAGAACAGCTTCCGTTTCTTGAACACCCTGTACAACTTGGGTCCAGCTCCGGAACCAAACTTAACTGTACTGTGGTCCGAAAAATTGCCTGAAGCCTTCAAAAAATATTGTGCTAAGGTTTCCATTGAAACTAGTGCAATTCAGTATGAAAATGACGATGTAATGCGTCCATACTGGGGTGAAGATTATGCGATTGCTTGCTGCGTATCTCCAATGCGTATCGGTAAACAAATGCAGTTCTTCGGCGCTCGTGCCAACCTGGCAAAAGCATTGCTGTATGCTATCAATGGTGGTATAGACGAAAAATCCGGAGCACAAGTTGGACCGGAATTCCCAGCGATCACTTCTGAATATCTGGATTATGACGAAGTAATGAAACGTTTCAAACCGATGATGGAGTGGTTGGCTAAAACTTATGTTAACACTTTGAACATCATTCACTATATGCATGACAAATATTCTTACGAACGTATCGAAATGGCGCTGCATGACCGTGACATTCTGCGTACGATGGCTTGTGGTATTGCTGGGCTGTCCGTTGCAGCTGACTCACTAAGCGCAATTAAATACGCCAAAGTAAAACCTATTCGTAACGAACAAGGTATTGCGATCGACTTCGAAACCGAAGGCGAATTCCCTTGCTACGGTAACAATGACGATGCTGTAGACAGCATCGCAGTAGAATTGGTTGAAACCTTCATGACTATGATCCGTAAAAACAAAACATATCGTGATTCTGTGCCAACTCAATCGGTACTGACCATTACTTCGAATGTAGTGTACGGTAAGAAGACAGGTACTACACCTGACGGACGTAAGAAAGGTGAACCTTTCGCACCGGGTGCTAACCCAATGCACGGACGTGACAAGAAAGGCGCCTTGGCTTCCCTGAACTCTGTAGCTAAACTGCCTTACTCCGATGCACAAGATGGTATCTCTAACACGTTCTCCATCGTACCTAAGGCACTTGGTAAAGACGAGGATTCCCGTAAGTCTAACCTGGTACACATGATGGATGGATACTTCCATAACAACGCTCAGCATTTGAATGTTAACGTATTTAACCGTGAACAGCTGATGGACGCTATGGAGCACCCAGAGAACTATCCACAATTGACTATTCGTGTATCCGGCTATGCAGTTAACTTCATCAAGCTGACTCGCGAACAACAAATGGATGTAATCAACCGTACATTCCACGGTTCGATGTAA
- the adhE gene encoding bifunctional acetaldehyde-CoA/alcohol dehydrogenase: MAVKNEVAAQVKQTTAEEYIQTLVDKAKKAHEAFMALDQEQVDTIVHAMALAGLDKHMYLAKLAVEETGRGVYEDKITKNIFSTEYIWHGIKYDKTVGVIEDNAYESFQKIAEPVGIVMGITPVTNPTSTTMFKALISIKTRNPIIFGFHPSAQECSAAAARILHDAAVKAGAPENCIQWIEMPTMDKTNALMNNPDVALILATGGSAMVKAAYSCGKPALGVGPGNVPAFIEKSADIDQAVTDIILSKTFDNGMICASEQAVIIEEPIFDQVKKKMIANGCYFVNKEEAAKLTSGAMNVDKCAVNPAIVGQSAVKIAEMCGIQVPAGTKILVAELEGVGTKYPLSAEKLSPVLACYKVKNADQGIERAAQVVEFGGMGHSSAIHSNNEEVIMKFSNRLQTGRILVNSPSTHGAIGDIYNTNIPSLTLGCGSYGRNSVSQNVTAINLINVKRVNRRTVNMQWFKVPDKIYFEKGATQYLTKMPDITRVAIITDPMMVKLGYVERVEHYLRQRQTPVAIEVFSEVEPDPSTTTVEKGTAMMNRFQPDCIIALGGGSPMDAAKGMWLFYEHPDADFNGLKQKFMDIRKRVYKFPKLGNKAKFVAIPTTSGTGSEVTSFAVITDKTTEQHTKYPLADYELTPDVAIIDPEFVYSLPKTAVADTGMDVLTHAIEAYVSVMASDYTDGLAIKAIQLVFQYLEKSALEGDRVAREKMHNASTLAGMAFANAFLGINHSLAHKWGGQYHTAHGRTNAILMPHVIRYNAKKPTKFASFPKYSHFVADERYAEIARILGLPARTTEEGVTSLINAIRDMNKKLGIEESFQQLGFDPKDFESRVDYLADRAFEDQCTTANPKLPLVSELADVYRNAFYGRFDN; the protein is encoded by the coding sequence ATGGCAGTTAAGAACGAAGTCGCCGCCCAAGTTAAACAAACTACCGCTGAAGAGTATATTCAGACTTTAGTGGATAAAGCGAAAAAAGCACATGAGGCATTCATGGCGCTGGATCAAGAGCAAGTTGACACAATCGTTCATGCAATGGCGTTGGCTGGACTCGACAAACATATGTACCTCGCTAAATTGGCTGTAGAAGAAACTGGCCGCGGGGTTTACGAAGACAAAATTACTAAAAACATCTTCTCGACAGAATATATCTGGCACGGAATTAAATACGATAAAACAGTAGGCGTTATTGAAGACAATGCTTATGAAAGCTTCCAAAAAATTGCTGAGCCCGTCGGAATTGTAATGGGTATCACACCGGTAACCAACCCTACATCCACCACGATGTTTAAAGCGTTGATTTCGATTAAGACACGGAACCCTATTATATTCGGTTTCCACCCATCTGCGCAAGAGTGTAGTGCAGCTGCTGCTAGAATTCTTCATGATGCGGCTGTAAAAGCTGGCGCACCTGAGAATTGTATCCAATGGATTGAAATGCCAACAATGGACAAAACAAACGCTTTGATGAACAACCCTGACGTTGCACTTATTCTCGCAACAGGCGGTTCAGCAATGGTAAAAGCAGCTTATAGCTGTGGTAAACCAGCTCTTGGCGTAGGTCCTGGTAACGTACCTGCATTCATCGAAAAGAGCGCGGATATCGATCAAGCCGTAACGGACATCATTCTTTCCAAAACATTTGATAATGGTATGATCTGTGCTTCCGAGCAAGCTGTTATTATCGAAGAACCAATCTTTGATCAAGTGAAAAAGAAAATGATCGCTAATGGCTGCTACTTTGTTAACAAAGAAGAAGCTGCCAAACTTACTAGCGGCGCTATGAACGTTGATAAATGTGCGGTTAACCCAGCAATCGTTGGACAATCCGCAGTGAAAATTGCTGAAATGTGCGGCATTCAAGTTCCTGCCGGCACTAAGATTCTGGTAGCAGAACTTGAAGGTGTAGGCACTAAATATCCATTGTCCGCTGAAAAATTGAGTCCTGTGCTTGCTTGCTACAAAGTTAAAAACGCAGATCAAGGTATCGAACGCGCAGCACAAGTTGTTGAATTTGGTGGTATGGGCCATAGTTCGGCTATCCACTCCAACAACGAAGAAGTAATCATGAAGTTCTCCAACCGTCTGCAAACAGGACGTATTCTCGTTAACTCGCCTTCCACTCATGGTGCGATCGGCGATATCTATAACACTAACATCCCTTCGTTGACGCTGGGCTGCGGATCTTATGGTCGTAACTCCGTGTCGCAAAACGTTACAGCAATTAATTTGATCAACGTGAAAAGGGTGAATCGTCGTACCGTGAATATGCAATGGTTTAAAGTACCTGACAAGATCTATTTCGAAAAAGGCGCTACTCAGTACCTGACCAAAATGCCTGATATCACACGTGTCGCAATTATCACTGACCCAATGATGGTTAAGCTCGGATATGTTGAGAGAGTTGAACATTACCTGCGTCAACGCCAAACTCCTGTAGCGATCGAAGTGTTCTCGGAAGTTGAACCAGATCCATCGACAACTACAGTTGAAAAAGGTACAGCAATGATGAACAGATTCCAACCGGACTGCATCATCGCACTTGGTGGTGGTTCCCCAATGGATGCTGCAAAAGGAATGTGGTTATTCTATGAACATCCAGACGCAGACTTTAACGGTCTGAAACAAAAATTCATGGATATCCGTAAACGGGTTTACAAATTCCCTAAACTTGGAAACAAAGCTAAGTTTGTAGCGATTCCAACTACTTCGGGTACGGGTTCGGAAGTAACATCTTTCGCAGTTATTACCGATAAAACAACTGAACAACACACTAAATATCCTTTGGCTGACTACGAGCTAACTCCAGACGTAGCTATCATTGATCCAGAGTTCGTATATAGCTTGCCAAAAACTGCTGTAGCTGATACAGGTATGGACGTATTGACACATGCCATCGAAGCTTATGTATCAGTTATGGCGAGTGACTACACTGATGGTCTGGCAATTAAAGCAATCCAATTGGTATTCCAATACCTTGAAAAATCGGCGCTTGAAGGCGACAGAGTTGCCCGTGAGAAAATGCATAACGCATCAACACTTGCTGGTATGGCCTTTGCTAATGCTTTCCTGGGTATTAACCACAGTTTAGCGCATAAATGGGGCGGTCAATATCACACTGCTCACGGTCGTACTAATGCGATCCTTATGCCACACGTTATTCGTTACAATGCTAAGAAACCTACGAAGTTCGCTTCGTTCCCTAAATATTCACACTTCGTAGCTGACGAGCGTTATGCAGAAATCGCCCGTATTCTGGGATTGCCAGCTCGCACAACTGAAGAAGGTGTAACTAGCCTGATCAATGCTATTCGCGATATGAACAAAAAACTGGGTATCGAAGAATCCTTCCAACAACTGGGCTTTGATCCTAAGGATTTTGAATCCCGTGTAGATTACTTGGCTGACCGTGCATTTGAAGATCAATGTACAACTGCCAATCCTAAGCTGCCACTGGTATCTGAACTTGCAGATGTGTACCGTAATGCTTTCTACGGAAGATTTGATAATTAA
- a CDS encoding ABC transporter substrate-binding protein — protein MRKYSSVLLSLLVAGSLLTACGGNNNNGNTTGNKEGEATTAPTNAATDNAGSATAAPTDDITQRKVTIKIHYPTPDLTEVRAQEDDKIKRFQEEYPNVEIVKDDWQYNVSEIGIKMAANEAPTFFNTYATEAKFLVEKGWVADITDLWNKYEFKDQINPVLQNQFIIDGKVFGVTQKGYVTTTMINKKMLDEKGVAVPPMDWTWDDMLNTAKGVADTKKGISGIAPMGKGNEAGWNWTNFLFEAGGEIQKIEGGKVVATFNSEAGIKALDFYKKLRWEANAIPQDWALGWGDAVGAFQQSRTAMVMAGSDGVIEQALNQGGLKPEDVLTYPMPAMEKGGKHTGVLGGDYLVINPNATPDEQEMAFRYITFDYFSDKGLEALDAVLQQRTTDGKYFIPPLLDYYSADSDFGKKTKAVYDKYTNVYQYSPDILGLLDGKPEAQYNTQDYYATMSNVIQELFSKKGTDSKTQLEAAAKTVQEKFFDTIKVE, from the coding sequence ATGCGTAAGTACTCTAGCGTGCTACTAAGCCTCCTTGTGGCCGGATCGTTGTTAACCGCTTGCGGCGGTAATAACAATAACGGAAACACGACAGGAAACAAGGAAGGGGAAGCGACTACTGCGCCAACGAATGCTGCAACAGATAATGCTGGCAGTGCTACAGCAGCGCCAACTGATGATATCACACAAAGAAAAGTGACCATCAAAATTCACTATCCAACCCCTGACCTAACCGAAGTTAGAGCACAGGAAGATGACAAGATCAAACGTTTCCAAGAGGAATATCCGAATGTTGAAATCGTCAAAGACGATTGGCAGTACAATGTAAGTGAAATCGGCATCAAAATGGCAGCGAATGAAGCTCCAACCTTCTTTAACACCTACGCTACAGAAGCAAAATTCCTAGTTGAAAAAGGCTGGGTAGCTGACATTACGGATCTGTGGAATAAATACGAATTTAAGGATCAAATTAACCCGGTTCTCCAAAATCAATTTATCATTGACGGTAAAGTCTTCGGCGTAACTCAAAAGGGTTATGTAACAACCACAATGATCAACAAAAAAATGCTGGACGAAAAAGGCGTTGCTGTTCCACCTATGGATTGGACTTGGGATGATATGCTGAATACCGCCAAAGGCGTAGCTGATACCAAAAAAGGGATTTCCGGTATTGCTCCAATGGGTAAAGGGAATGAAGCAGGCTGGAACTGGACCAACTTCCTGTTCGAAGCTGGCGGTGAAATTCAGAAGATTGAAGGCGGTAAGGTTGTAGCTACTTTTAATTCTGAGGCTGGGATTAAAGCGCTGGATTTCTACAAGAAACTTAGATGGGAAGCAAACGCGATTCCTCAGGACTGGGCACTGGGCTGGGGTGATGCTGTAGGCGCATTCCAACAAAGTCGTACAGCAATGGTAATGGCTGGATCTGACGGTGTTATTGAGCAAGCGTTGAATCAGGGCGGTCTGAAACCAGAAGATGTACTTACGTATCCAATGCCTGCAATGGAAAAAGGCGGAAAACACACCGGGGTACTTGGTGGTGACTACCTTGTAATCAATCCAAATGCAACACCAGACGAGCAAGAAATGGCATTCCGTTATATTACATTTGATTACTTCTCCGATAAAGGTCTAGAAGCACTGGATGCGGTTCTGCAACAACGTACAACGGATGGTAAATACTTTATTCCGCCGCTCTTAGATTACTATTCTGCAGATTCTGACTTCGGCAAGAAAACGAAAGCTGTGTATGATAAATATACAAATGTATATCAATACAGCCCTGATATTTTAGGTTTGCTGGACGGTAAACCGGAAGCGCAATACAATACACAGGACTACTACGCAACCATGTCCAATGTAATTCAAGAGCTGTTCTCCAAAAAAGGAACAGATTCCAAGACACAGCTTGAAGCTGCTGCCAAAACAGTGCAAGAGAAATTCTTCGACACAATTAAAGTAGAATAG
- a CDS encoding carbohydrate ABC transporter permease, with protein sequence MKSADRGILSEHDLKKTSNKIVYGLMCVVILIMVFSMLYPICMTLFNGLKSNQEVNSFPPHFFPQEWHFSNLKEAMNYIDLLMFLKNTIYIFVGNMVVTLVVLGMSAFSISRMNVPYRKAIYFFFLMTLFIPATSYMIPNFVNLKELGLLNQYAAFWLPAGANTFYFLLLKNFFDGIHPEIFEAARIDGSSEPRSFFSIAVPLSVPIFATLAIFIFSTAWNDWFWPSLVMHSEEKYTLATAIYKYVINVKALNTNIKFAILFIVSLPPILVFLIFQKFIMRGVALSAVKG encoded by the coding sequence ATGAAGAGCGCAGACAGAGGGATTCTCTCAGAACATGATTTGAAAAAAACAAGCAATAAGATCGTTTATGGCTTGATGTGCGTGGTTATTTTGATTATGGTGTTCAGCATGCTGTATCCGATCTGTATGACGTTATTTAACGGACTGAAATCGAATCAAGAGGTGAACTCATTCCCACCGCATTTTTTCCCGCAGGAATGGCACTTCAGCAACCTTAAGGAAGCGATGAATTACATTGATCTGCTGATGTTCCTTAAAAACACCATTTATATTTTTGTGGGGAATATGGTCGTGACACTAGTAGTATTGGGAATGTCTGCTTTCAGCATTTCTCGTATGAATGTCCCTTACAGAAAGGCAATTTATTTCTTTTTCCTGATGACATTGTTTATTCCGGCGACCAGCTATATGATTCCCAACTTTGTCAATCTAAAAGAGCTTGGATTACTGAATCAGTACGCTGCTTTTTGGCTGCCTGCTGGTGCGAATACATTCTATTTTCTACTCTTAAAGAACTTTTTTGATGGGATACATCCTGAAATTTTTGAAGCAGCGCGGATTGACGGTTCCTCTGAGCCGAGAAGCTTTTTCTCCATTGCAGTGCCATTGTCGGTTCCGATTTTTGCTACGCTGGCGATCTTTATCTTTTCTACAGCATGGAATGACTGGTTCTGGCCATCTCTGGTTATGCACAGTGAAGAGAAATATACGCTCGCGACAGCAATCTATAAATACGTTATTAATGTAAAGGCACTTAATACGAATATTAAATTCGCCATCCTATTTATCGTATCGTTGCCGCCGATCCTTGTCTTCCTGATCTTCCAAAAGTTCATTATGCGTGGCGTCGCATTATCAGCAGTTAAGGGATAA
- a CDS encoding carbohydrate ABC transporter permease, which produces MFLVPAVIIFVMFLWVPIFKGLLYSFYHVDFVKGNSFVGFENYARALSDPDVLTALKNTGYYMLLCLIIGFWVPIAFAIMISELRRFGGFVRVAAYLPFVMPGVVLYGLWRWLYDPVGPINAVLSTLGVDQVAFLTDTRWSMISLVFMETWQQFGSGMLIYLAAVLSIPRDWYEAAEIDGAGVWARIKYITLPSLRNLIILMLILQIIGTSQGYQSQMALLDGGPNNTTLTYALLIVKYAFTRLDYGTATALGMLMFIVLGGLGILQFKLNKEDN; this is translated from the coding sequence ATGTTCCTCGTACCTGCTGTGATTATTTTTGTAATGTTCCTGTGGGTGCCAATTTTTAAAGGCTTGTTGTACAGCTTTTACCATGTTGATTTTGTAAAAGGAAATAGCTTTGTTGGTTTTGAGAACTACGCTAGAGCCCTTAGTGATCCAGATGTTTTGACCGCATTAAAAAATACAGGGTATTACATGCTTCTATGTCTTATTATCGGGTTCTGGGTTCCGATCGCTTTTGCCATTATGATCTCGGAGCTGAGAAGGTTTGGGGGCTTTGTACGGGTAGCGGCTTACCTTCCTTTCGTTATGCCTGGTGTGGTTCTATATGGACTCTGGAGATGGCTTTATGATCCGGTGGGCCCAATCAATGCGGTATTAAGCACGCTTGGTGTGGACCAGGTTGCCTTCCTGACAGATACAAGGTGGTCGATGATTTCTCTTGTTTTTATGGAGACGTGGCAGCAGTTTGGATCAGGGATGTTAATATACTTGGCTGCTGTACTCAGCATTCCGCGGGATTGGTATGAAGCAGCTGAGATTGATGGGGCTGGTGTGTGGGCACGTATAAAGTACATCACATTGCCTTCGCTACGTAATTTGATCATTTTGATGTTGATATTACAGATTATCGGGACTTCACAAGGGTATCAGTCACAAATGGCGCTGCTTGATGGTGGGCCGAATAATACTACGCTTACCTATGCGCTGCTGATCGTAAAATATGCTTTTACGCGACTCGATTATGGAACAGCGACTGCGCTTGGCATGCTAATGTTCATTGTCCTAGGTGGTTTGGGCATTTTACAGTTCAAGCTTAACAAGGAGGACAACTAA
- a CDS encoding response regulator, translating into MFNILVVDDEPLICKGLSNLLASSGLNIDHIYTANSGFEALDCIRMEEIDLLVTDIQMGAMSGIDLMQHAKLAKPWVQTIVISAHETFQYAQMAVRLGAKDYLIKPLNSEQFLDSVRNVLLKMGKPSPELDIFMSGINESFRLEEPLPEYSKLLNELLNEPEGVLCDAERLQKLDNLKLQGPYFSVLKIKVPLAGMNQEKHYTLQDRRLLCYAALNIAKELMDQEWNSTAFYAEDEEITIIIQWDEKSYEDSSASQINRLDILGRSLHFNIQKYLHLNAVIGISQILKGLSFMAVLNRQASKAILWNNEHNDHYVFYYGDFNWNSYTTDPSVEELHTRSNLIVEKAREYIDENYAQKGLTIHEVAKKNHVSPNYLSYLFKKNTGYNLWEYVIKLRMEESREMILNTDLRRYEIAERVGYESPEHFSKIFKKYYGISPSELKK; encoded by the coding sequence ATGTTCAATATATTAGTTGTGGATGACGAACCCTTGATTTGTAAAGGGCTGAGCAATTTATTAGCTTCTTCGGGGTTAAACATAGACCATATTTATACAGCAAACAGTGGTTTTGAAGCGCTGGACTGCATTCGGATGGAGGAAATAGACCTGCTCGTTACTGATATTCAGATGGGCGCAATGAGCGGGATTGATCTGATGCAGCATGCAAAATTGGCCAAACCTTGGGTACAGACCATCGTGATTTCTGCACACGAGACATTTCAATATGCGCAAATGGCGGTTAGGCTTGGCGCGAAGGATTATTTGATCAAACCTTTGAACAGTGAGCAATTTCTGGATTCGGTGCGAAATGTGCTGCTTAAGATGGGGAAACCATCACCAGAATTGGACATTTTTATGTCAGGAATTAATGAAAGCTTTCGGCTGGAAGAGCCGCTTCCGGAATACAGCAAGTTATTAAATGAGCTGCTCAATGAGCCTGAAGGTGTACTGTGTGATGCAGAACGCTTACAAAAGCTGGATAACCTGAAGCTGCAAGGGCCGTATTTTTCCGTCTTAAAAATTAAGGTGCCTCTGGCTGGAATGAATCAGGAGAAGCACTACACCCTGCAGGACAGACGGCTTCTTTGTTATGCCGCGCTGAATATCGCCAAAGAGCTGATGGATCAGGAGTGGAACTCGACAGCCTTTTACGCAGAGGATGAAGAAATAACGATCATTATTCAATGGGATGAAAAAAGCTATGAAGATTCGTCTGCCAGTCAAATCAATAGGCTAGATATTCTTGGCCGCAGTCTTCATTTTAATATTCAAAAATATCTGCACTTAAATGCAGTCATCGGCATCAGCCAGATTCTCAAGGGTCTATCATTTATGGCTGTATTGAACCGTCAAGCCTCCAAAGCCATTCTTTGGAATAATGAACATAATGACCATTATGTGTTTTACTACGGGGATTTTAATTGGAACAGCTACACAACCGATCCTTCAGTAGAAGAGCTTCATACACGCAGCAATCTGATTGTAGAGAAAGCAAGAGAGTATATTGACGAGAACTATGCGCAAAAAGGATTAACCATCCATGAAGTGGCTAAGAAAAACCATGTCAGTCCTAATTATTTGAGCTATTTGTTTAAGAAAAATACAGGTTACAACCTGTGGGAATATGTAATTAAGCTGCGGATGGAAGAAAGCCGGGAGATGATTTTGAACACAGATCTTCGCAGATACGAAATCGCCGAGCGTGTAGGTTATGAATCACCGGAGCATTTTAGTAAAATTTTCAAAAAATATTATGGGATTAGCCCCAGTGAATTGAAGAAGTAA